Proteins found in one Enterococcus sp. 9D6_DIV0238 genomic segment:
- the birA gene encoding bifunctional biotin--[acetyl-CoA-carboxylase] ligase/biotin operon repressor BirA, which produces MSTKSQVLTLLMKQAPTFISGEEMAQELSLSRTAIWKAINELKKEGHQISSSRNKGYRYDSSDILSAEGIKLALAPTTPDLSITILDSSESTMKDAKLAAINGEPDNTLIVADIQEAPKGRFGRPFFSKAGCGIYMSMLLRPNQRFEEMAQYTVIMAVAAARAMDELAHLTTEIKWVNDIYLNGKKIGGILSEAMSDVESGQISNVIIGMGINFSLKQNEFPEELQEKATSIFSDRTPTITRNELIAAIWNQFYRILAQLPAEDFLDEYRQKSFVLGKTVSFSQAGTDYDGTAIAINERGELIVQLSDGSEKVLSSGEISLQSIK; this is translated from the coding sequence ATGTCAACTAAAAGTCAGGTATTAACCTTATTAATGAAACAAGCACCCACCTTTATTTCTGGTGAAGAAATGGCTCAGGAACTCTCCTTATCTCGAACAGCGATTTGGAAAGCCATCAATGAACTAAAAAAAGAAGGTCATCAAATTTCAAGCAGCCGCAATAAAGGCTATCGGTATGACTCTTCAGACATATTATCTGCCGAAGGGATCAAACTTGCTCTAGCCCCAACAACACCTGATCTTTCGATCACTATTCTTGATTCCTCCGAGTCAACGATGAAAGACGCTAAACTAGCAGCCATCAACGGTGAACCTGATAACACTTTAATCGTTGCAGATATTCAAGAAGCACCAAAGGGCCGGTTTGGAAGACCTTTCTTTTCTAAAGCAGGCTGCGGTATTTATATGAGCATGCTTTTACGTCCAAATCAACGATTTGAAGAGATGGCACAATATACAGTTATCATGGCTGTAGCTGCTGCTCGTGCAATGGACGAGTTAGCTCATCTAACAACTGAGATCAAATGGGTCAATGACATTTACTTGAACGGAAAAAAAATTGGCGGCATTCTGTCTGAAGCCATGAGTGATGTAGAGTCTGGACAAATCTCAAATGTCATTATTGGCATGGGCATCAATTTTTCGCTCAAACAAAATGAATTTCCAGAAGAGTTGCAGGAAAAAGCAACTTCGATATTTTCTGATCGCACACCAACGATCACACGAAATGAGCTGATCGCAGCTATTTGGAATCAGTTTTATCGAATCTTAGCTCAATTACCAGCGGAAGATTTTTTAGACGAATATCGTCAAAAATCATTTGTGTTAGGTAAAACAGTTTCTTTCTCCCAAGCAGGAACAGATTATGACGGAACTGCTATAGCCATAAATGAGCGTGGAGAATTGATCGTTCAGCTTTCAGATGGCTCTGAGAAAGTTCTTTCATCTGGTGAGATCAGCTTACAATCAATCAAGTGA